The DNA window ATACTCAAAGATATTAATGACATATAAAAAATCTATTCGTACTTTATAACTTCTGTAGGACAACCATCCACAGCATCAAGTATTTCGGCTTCAAATTGATTGAAGTCAACACCTGTTTTAACAACCATTTTATCGGGCACCTCAAACACTTGCGGGCATACAGTTTCACACGCGCCACATGAAATACATTCGTTTTCGCTCTCATCGAGCCATACTCTTTTAATTGCCATATTATTTAAGTATTTAGGTTTATCAAACATCAACTTTACTCTCTTCAGCATATAAAAAAACAATTAAAAACAGAAGATGTTCATGCTAAACAAAGCACCCATTTCAGGTGTTTTATTTATAGAGAGTTCACTAATTTACTAACTGTTAAAAACTTAAATTATGAAAGGAGTTATTTGGGGATTAGCTGTTGGTTGTGCAATAGGCTATATTATCAGGAAAATGCAGGAAGAGGGCAAGTTTGAATGCGTTGGCGAATATGCCGATAAGTATTATTCTATGTCAAAGAATGAACTTAAGAATGTTGTAGATGCTGCAAAAAGCAAAGCTGAAGAATTGAAAGAACGGATTGAAAAGAGTGTTAAAGGAGAATAAAAACAGATCTTTCATTAAGTCACCTTCAAATAACAAGGCAGTCTGAAAATTCAGACTGCCTTGTACTTTTATAAGAAGGGCAGTTAATCATATTTTATATTTCCTGTAGGACAGTCTTGGGCTGCTTCCTTTATTTTGTCCTCATATAAATCATAGTTAACACATTTTTTTACCAACATTTTATCAGGTGCCTCAAATACCTCAGGGCATATAGCTTCACATCCCCCGCAACAGAGACATTCCTCCTCACTCTCGTCAAGCCATACACTCTTAATTGCCATATTTTCAACTTTTTAGGTTATTATTCATTTATACGATCATTACATTGGGTATAACAAATACCAATAGTAAGAAGTTTAATAAAAACTGTTAGTTATTTGTTAATAACCCTTCCCGTTTTTAAAATAAAATTATCTATAACGTCATAATGCTTTTAACAAATGATAAAATGGATTATATTTGCATGCAATAATCATTTATAACCATTTTCTATGCAGAACTCAATTGAATCTCTTAAAAAACGACATAAAGAGCTTTTTGAAAATCATCGTTGCAAGATATCAGATAATGCCTATGAGGATGCTGAAAAAATAAAAAAAGCAATAGATCAGCTCTCAAAGATAGAAAACAGGAAAATGTCTATTTTTGATCTGAACAAAATGCAATTCATCTTCAGGGATAATCAGAAATGTGATAAATTCGATCATCCGGTTTTTGTAGGCATAGATGAAGAGAGCTTTGAGGCTTTCTATGATAATATTCATCCGGATGATTTGCATTTTGTGCTCGAAACAGGTCTTATGAGTTATGATTATGCATATAGTGTATCTCCTTCGGAACGCATTGGTTGTAATATGTGCTACGAATTCAGAGTAAAAAGCAAAACCGGGAAATACGTGTGGGTTAACTTTAGAATTGTAATTTATGAGCTCGACAGCAATGGTGATCTTTGGCTTCTACTATTTTTATCAGACATCATTCCAAACCAGGATCTAAACAGAAAGCCAAAAAGAATTTTGATAAATGTAAACACAGGAAAAACTTTCAAATATTTTGACGACACTGATATTGTTGAAAAGCCAATACTATCTAAACGCGAAATAGATGTTATAAAGCTTCTTTCGGAAGGTTACTGTAGTAAAGAAATAGCCGATCGCCTTTTTATCAGTATAAACACTGTTAACAAACACCGACATAGCATTCTGGAAAAAACAAATTCAGAAAATACTGCACAAGCTGTGCTCTATGCTACCAGGATAGGATTAATTTAATACAAAACTTCAATTTTTGTACCGTTATTCATCCATAAGAGTGACTAACAATACAAAAATTGTTTGTTTTGCACATAACCAGTTAAATTTAAGAGATTTAAAAAAATCTTCTAAAATCCTTTTAACTATTACTCACTAACACTATATAGGATTTTGTGCAAAATTAGTATATTATACATTTACCAACAATAACCATTTATAACCATTTTTACCCTAATACTTATAATTTATATGAGAAAACAATACAATTTAAATGGTATTTGTCAAAAATATTAGTTATATTTGAGGTGTTCATATTTTAATTATTGCAATTAAAAAGTAGTTAATATGCTTGATTTAACACCTGAACAACAAGTTTTACGGGAACAATTCTGTTCGTTACGGAAAGAGTTTACTGAACTCTTTGCCAGAAAGAATGAAATGCAGACTTACGAAGAAAGCAGTCTTACCTCACTATACCTGAGTACTGTGGGACAAAAACAGCACGAGGTTTTCTGTTTGCGTACTAAAATTGCAGCAATAAAACTACGCATAGAGCTGATTCAGGCCTACATAAACCGAAACGAGGTACCGGAGCTGAAAAATGTTGATGAGGAAATTCATATACGTTTTGCCGATCACAAGAAAAAAATTGAAGAGAATGTACGGCAACTGGCTGCAGCAAATGAGTTTCTGAAAAACTCTTTAATCTCGGCAGATGAAATGAAGGAAATGAGAGAGACTTATCGTATTATAATAAAGAAACTACATCCAGACATTAATCCCGGTCTTTCAGAATATGAAACCGAACTGTTTATCAAAGCTCAGGCTGCTTATCATCTGGGTAGTTTCATGGCTTTAAGGGAAATACTCTTATCACTGGATTTAGCCAAAGATTCTGCAGATTCCATTTCACAGTCTGAGGAATTTGCCGGGATTGTTTTGCTATTAGAAAAGAATGTTAAGAATTTACGCAAGCAAATAGAGGAACTGGAGCACAGTTTTCCATTCATCTACAAAAATGAGTTAAATGATAAGGAATGGCTAACTTCCATACAGAAAAAACTAGATGAAGATATTGTGAATCTAACAAAAGAGAAGGAGAAGCAAGCTCTCTTCCTTAAAGTCATTGAAGAATGGAAACCGGGATTAACAAATTAGAATTTTAACAACAGAATATTATGAAAACAAAACAATTTTATTGCATGCTGCTTTGCCTGGCAGTTAGCTTGCTTTTCTCACAATATGTAAATGCGCAAGTGGGCTCTGTTCGCTTTACGGTTGAACTACCAGGCAATGGTATTCAAAAGGACTCTGCCGTATTTATTGCCGGAAGTTTTAACGGATGGGCTCCTTCTGACAGTAATTATTGCATGAAACGAATAGATAATAAGCACTACACACTAGAGATTCCTTGCTTCATGAATAAAAAGTACGCTTACAAGTATACGCTAGGCAACTGGAAGGGTGTTGAAAAAACTATTGATAATAAAGAAATAGAGAACCGGACATTTGTTTCAAAAAAGAAACTTAAAATTAAAGATATTGTTGCTCAGTGGAATCAACCTGCTCCTGCTGCGCCTGTGGATACAACTCTTTTACTGAACAAGAAACAAATGGCAATCATTAAATCATTAAATGACTCGGTAAGTAAAACTTTACCAGCTATTTTGCCTCGTCTTTTGGAACTTCTGCAAAAAGAAAATCTCAATATGCTATCCGATCAGCCGGATGATGCACTAAACAAACAGTGCAACAAAGAACTTGGAGAAATGGTGACACAAATCCTTGATTCATTAGGTGGTATCATGAAACAAATGACGGACGCTCTTACTCCTGAACAAAAACAAAAATTAAGGGGAATGATGAAAAATCAGGATTCACCTACATTTATCATGAATCTTATTGAAAAACTAAAGCCGAATTCAAAATAAAACTTATAACCTGGATTATTGAATACTCACTCAAGGTTACCTATAGGATTACAATTGCAGAATGTTTGAATATACGAAAGATCAAACAAACTAAATAAGTTATATTTGCCGGACTTAATGCGAAAGAATAGATGAAACGAATCATAATTATAGGGGCGACTTCCGGAATTGGATATGAGGTTGCAAAAGGATATCTCAAACAGGGTTGGAAAGTGGGAGTTGCAGGCAGGCGAGAAAGTGCACTTGAAAAATTCAGGGCT is part of the uncultured Bacteroides sp. genome and encodes:
- a CDS encoding ferredoxin; translation: MAIKSVWLDESEEECLCCGGCEAICPEVFEAPDKMLVKKCVNYDLYEDKIKEAAQDCPTGNIKYD
- a CDS encoding ferredoxin produces the protein MLKRVKLMFDKPKYLNNMAIKRVWLDESENECISCGACETVCPQVFEVPDKMVVKTGVDFNQFEAEILDAVDGCPTEVIKYE
- a CDS encoding LuxR C-terminal-related transcriptional regulator codes for the protein MQNSIESLKKRHKELFENHRCKISDNAYEDAEKIKKAIDQLSKIENRKMSIFDLNKMQFIFRDNQKCDKFDHPVFVGIDEESFEAFYDNIHPDDLHFVLETGLMSYDYAYSVSPSERIGCNMCYEFRVKSKTGKYVWVNFRIVIYELDSNGDLWLLLFLSDIIPNQDLNRKPKRILINVNTGKTFKYFDDTDIVEKPILSKREIDVIKLLSEGYCSKEIADRLFISINTVNKHRHSILEKTNSENTAQAVLYATRIGLI